Proteins encoded together in one Nostoc sp. PCC 7524 window:
- the rpsU gene encoding 30S ribosomal protein S21, whose protein sequence is MTQVVLGENEGIESALRRFKREVSKAGIFQDMRKKRHFETPLEKEKRKAIARHKQNHRNRSRYR, encoded by the coding sequence ATGACACAAGTAGTTTTAGGGGAGAACGAAGGGATTGAGTCAGCATTACGAAGATTTAAACGGGAAGTTTCCAAAGCGGGAATTTTCCAAGATATGAGAAAGAAACGTCACTTTGAAACACCCTTAGAAAAAGAAAAGCGCAAAGCAATTGCTAGACACAAGCAAAACCATAGAAACCGCTCTCGCTACAGATAA
- a CDS encoding RNA recognition motif domain-containing protein, translating to MSIYIGNLSYQVTEEDLKRAFAEYGKVNRVQLPTDRETGRPRGFAFVEMETEAEETAAIEALDGAEWMGRDLKVNKAKPREERSSSRSGGWGNNNRSNRRY from the coding sequence ATGTCAATTTACATCGGTAACTTGTCTTATCAAGTTACAGAGGAAGACCTGAAGCGTGCCTTCGCAGAGTATGGGAAGGTTAATCGTGTACAGCTACCCACTGATCGGGAAACTGGTCGTCCTCGTGGTTTTGCCTTTGTAGAAATGGAAACAGAGGCTGAAGAAACCGCCGCCATTGAAGCCCTTGATGGTGCTGAATGGATGGGGCGGGATCTTAAGGTGAACAAGGCTAAACCCCGTGAAGAAAGAAGTTCTTCTCGTAGTGGTGGCTGGGGTAACAACAACCGCAGCAATCGGCGCTACTAA
- a CDS encoding 3'(2'),5'-bisphosphate nucleotidase CysQ family protein translates to MKDLQEILAIARAVGWGAADILQSYYHGTAKDPNLDVQYKQNEPVTVADVATSQYILQKLQAALGLEDFAYISEETYKTQIDLENAQPTPAWVWVIDPLDGTRDFIDKTGDYAIHIALVHEHRPVLAVVVVPEKDKLYYATKGGGTFAETRNGAVIPVQLSSNYHNQNLENLTVVVSRSHRNHRLDYLLQNLPFGNQKAVGSVGCKIVTILEQQADIYISLSGKSAPKDWDIAAPELILLEAGGNFTHFNGNLLQYNTGDINQWGDLLASNSQHHDILCQQAARILAQLANG, encoded by the coding sequence ATGAAAGATTTACAAGAAATACTGGCGATCGCCCGTGCAGTCGGTTGGGGAGCAGCAGACATACTACAATCTTACTATCACGGTACAGCCAAAGATCCCAACCTTGACGTACAGTACAAACAGAATGAGCCTGTCACCGTTGCGGATGTAGCCACCAGTCAATACATATTACAGAAACTACAAGCCGCCTTGGGGCTAGAAGATTTTGCATATATCAGCGAAGAAACCTATAAAACCCAAATCGATCTAGAAAATGCACAGCCTACACCTGCTTGGGTATGGGTGATTGATCCTTTAGATGGGACACGGGACTTTATCGACAAAACTGGGGACTATGCCATTCACATTGCTTTAGTCCATGAACATAGGCCAGTCCTAGCCGTAGTAGTAGTGCCAGAAAAAGACAAGTTATATTACGCTACCAAAGGCGGAGGTACATTTGCAGAAACCCGCAATGGTGCTGTTATACCTGTGCAACTATCATCAAATTACCACAACCAAAATTTGGAGAATTTAACTGTAGTTGTGAGTCGTTCTCACCGTAATCACAGATTAGATTATCTCTTGCAAAATTTACCCTTTGGCAATCAAAAAGCCGTGGGCAGCGTCGGTTGTAAAATTGTCACAATTCTGGAACAACAAGCAGACATTTACATTTCCCTTTCTGGAAAGTCTGCCCCCAAAGATTGGGACATAGCAGCACCAGAACTAATTTTGCTCGAAGCTGGTGGCAATTTTACCCATTTCAATGGTAATTTATTACAATACAACACTGGTGATATCAATCAGTGGGGTGATTTACTAGCTAGCAATAGTCAACATCACGACATCTTGTGTCAACAAGCAGCCAGAATATTAGCTCAGTTAGCAAATGGCTAA
- a CDS encoding sugar kinase, producing MINHCLFIGLITLDLIYLAESAPQTNQKLVASDYTVAAGGPATNAAVTFSYFGNQATVLGVLGSHPMTQLIRGDLTKYNVAIADLEPSINTPPPVSSIIVTQTTGERAVISINAVKTQANSTSIPPDILDNIDIILIDGHQMAVGYAIAQMAKAHHLPIVIDGGSWKPGFEQVLPLVDYAICSANFHPPNCHSESEVFAYLHALRIPHIAITHGEQPIAYSSHGQSGAIAVPPIQAVDTLGAGDIFHGAFCHYILQASFSDALEQAAKVAARACKYFGTRRWMDLRTQ from the coding sequence ATGATCAATCACTGTTTATTCATCGGTTTAATCACTTTAGACTTAATTTATTTAGCGGAATCTGCCCCGCAAACTAATCAAAAGTTAGTTGCATCTGACTACACTGTAGCAGCAGGCGGCCCGGCTACTAATGCGGCTGTAACTTTTAGTTATTTCGGTAATCAAGCTACAGTTTTAGGTGTGTTGGGTTCACACCCGATGACGCAGTTAATTCGGGGGGATTTAACTAAATATAATGTAGCGATCGCTGATCTGGAACCCAGTATCAATACACCTCCACCTGTATCTTCAATTATTGTCACCCAAACCACCGGGGAACGGGCGGTCATTTCCATCAACGCTGTCAAAACTCAAGCCAATAGCACCTCTATTCCACCAGATATCTTAGATAATATAGATATCATCTTGATAGATGGACATCAAATGGCCGTAGGATATGCGATCGCCCAAATGGCCAAGGCTCATCATCTCCCTATCGTCATTGATGGTGGTAGTTGGAAACCAGGATTTGAGCAAGTCTTGCCATTAGTAGATTACGCCATTTGTTCAGCTAACTTTCACCCCCCCAACTGTCACTCCGAGTCTGAAGTTTTCGCCTATCTCCACGCCTTGAGAATTCCCCACATCGCCATTACCCACGGAGAACAGCCAATTGCCTACTCAAGTCATGGTCAATCTGGCGCGATCGCTGTACCTCCTATCCAGGCAGTTGATACACTAGGGGCTGGAGATATTTTTCACGGTGCTTTTTGCCACTATATTTTACAAGCTAGCTTTAGTGATGCCCTGGAACAAGCCGCGAAAGTTGCTGCCAGAGCTTGTAAATATTTTGGTACGCGTCGCTGGATGGATTTAAGGACACAGTAA
- the rsmI gene encoding 16S rRNA (cytidine(1402)-2'-O)-methyltransferase encodes MQTDPKPATLYIVGTPIGNLEDITFRAVRILQNVDLIAAEDTRHTGKLLQHLQVKTPQISYHEHNQSSRIPELLEHLHSGKAIALVSDAGMPGISDPGYELVQACIEAKISVVPIPGASAAITALSAAGLPTDKFVFEGFLPAKSQQRREYLETLQTESRTIIFYESPHRLRDTLQDLAEIWGSDRQIVLARELTKLYEEFWRGSIGDAIAYYQQREPQGEYTLVIAGNPPSQPLLTEAQLKDELEQLIRQGVSRSQASRQLTKYTALNRRQVYQIALSIVINEGSGE; translated from the coding sequence ATGCAGACAGATCCCAAACCAGCAACACTATATATAGTTGGTACACCCATTGGTAACTTAGAAGATATCACCTTTAGGGCGGTGCGGATTTTGCAGAATGTGGATTTGATTGCTGCGGAAGATACGCGCCATACGGGGAAACTGCTACAACATTTACAGGTGAAAACACCACAGATAAGCTATCACGAGCATAATCAGAGTAGTCGTATCCCAGAATTATTAGAGCATCTGCACAGTGGCAAAGCGATCGCTCTAGTTAGTGATGCGGGGATGCCAGGAATTTCTGATCCAGGGTATGAATTGGTGCAGGCTTGCATTGAGGCAAAGATTTCTGTAGTTCCTATCCCTGGTGCAAGTGCAGCGATTACAGCGTTGAGTGCGGCGGGTTTGCCAACAGATAAGTTTGTGTTTGAGGGTTTTTTACCTGCGAAAAGTCAGCAACGGCGAGAATATTTAGAGACTTTACAGACAGAATCCCGCACTATAATTTTCTACGAATCACCCCACCGTTTGCGGGATACTTTACAAGATTTAGCAGAGATTTGGGGAAGCGATCGCCAAATTGTCCTGGCACGGGAGTTAACTAAATTGTATGAGGAATTTTGGCGAGGTAGTATTGGGGATGCGATCGCCTACTATCAACAACGGGAACCCCAAGGGGAATATACCCTAGTGATAGCAGGGAACCCACCCAGCCAACCACTACTCACAGAAGCACAATTGAAGGACGAATTAGAACAATTAATTCGTCAAGGTGTATCGCGATCGCAAGCTAGCCGACAATTAACCAAATATACTGCCCTGAACCGTCGCCAAGTTTATCAAATAGCTCTTTCGATTGTGATTAATGAAGGGAGTGGGGAGTAG
- a CDS encoding Uma2 family endonuclease, whose translation MSVAKDLTNPEYVIFPPGDLYSDEPPLESYLHLQQIILLLTCLEWWWQERNDFFAAGNLTIFYSPKQLKSEHFRGPDFFVVLGTERKPRKSWVVWEEEGKYPNVIIELLSDSTSATDKGLKKQIYQDIFRTPEYFWFDPNNLEFAGFVLLAGKYEPIAPNPQGRLWSQQLELYLGVEQQSLRFYTADGELVPTPDEVARQQIQRVEEVKQRAEEAQQLVEQEKQRAEQEKQRAEQEKQRAEQEKQRAEQEKLRSDRLEAKLRELGIDPDAI comes from the coding sequence ATGTCTGTAGCTAAAGATTTAACAAACCCAGAATATGTTATCTTTCCTCCAGGGGATTTATACAGTGACGAGCCGCCTTTGGAAAGTTATCTACATTTACAGCAAATAATCCTGTTATTAACCTGCTTAGAATGGTGGTGGCAAGAACGCAATGATTTTTTTGCTGCGGGTAATCTGACGATTTTTTACAGTCCAAAACAGTTGAAATCTGAACATTTTCGCGGCCCGGATTTTTTTGTCGTGCTGGGAACGGAACGCAAACCGCGTAAAAGTTGGGTTGTCTGGGAAGAAGAAGGTAAGTATCCCAACGTCATTATCGAACTACTATCAGATTCAACTTCAGCTACAGACAAAGGCTTAAAAAAACAAATTTACCAAGATATATTTCGCACACCTGAATACTTTTGGTTTGATCCCAATAACTTAGAATTTGCTGGCTTCGTTTTACTGGCTGGTAAATACGAGCCAATAGCACCAAATCCCCAAGGTAGATTATGGAGTCAGCAGTTAGAGCTATATTTAGGGGTTGAGCAGCAAAGTTTACGCTTTTACACTGCTGACGGGGAACTTGTACCCACACCTGACGAAGTTGCACGGCAGCAGATACAGCGCGTTGAAGAAGTAAAACAGCGTGCTGAAGAAGCACAACAGCTTGTTGAACAGGAAAAACAGCGTGCTGAACAAGAAAAGCAGCGTGCTGAACAGGAAAAGCAGCGTGCTGAACAGGAAAAGCAGCGTGCTGAACAAGAAAAACTACGCAGCGATCGCTTGGAGGCGAAGCTGCGAGAATTAGGTATAGATCCAGATGCTATTTAG
- the mnmE gene encoding tRNA uridine-5-carboxymethylaminomethyl(34) synthesis GTPase MnmE: MSQLLATTGTIAAIATAVVPQQGSVGIVRVSGCHAMGIAQTLFDAPGKQVWESHRILYGYIHHPQTRQLVDEALLLIMKAPRSYTREDVVEFHCHGGIMAVQQVLQLCLEHGARLAQPGEFTLRAFLNGRLDLTQAESIADLVGAKSPQAAQTALAGLQGKLAHPIRQLRANCLDILAEIEARIDFEEDLPPLDDKQIISDIDSIAGEISKLLATKDKGELLRTGLKVAIVGRPNVGKSSLLNAWSQSDRAIVTDLPGTTRDVVESQLVVGGIPVQVLDTAGIRDTTDQVEKIGVERSRHAANTADLVLFTIDAATGWTDGDRQIYEQVQHRPLILVINKIDLVEKQRIHALEYPHHISHIVHTAAAQNQGIDALETAILEIVQAGKVQAADMDLAINQRQAAALTQAKVSLAQVQATIAQQLPLDFWTIDLRGAIQALGEITGEEVSESVLDKIFSRFCIGK; the protein is encoded by the coding sequence ATGTCGCAACTGTTGGCTACAACTGGAACTATTGCCGCGATCGCTACTGCTGTTGTCCCCCAACAGGGTAGTGTAGGTATTGTCAGGGTTTCTGGTTGTCACGCAATGGGGATTGCTCAAACTTTGTTTGATGCTCCAGGCAAGCAAGTTTGGGAAAGCCACCGCATTCTTTATGGTTACATCCATCATCCCCAAACACGCCAGTTGGTAGATGAAGCTTTGTTACTCATCATGAAAGCACCCCGTTCTTATACCCGTGAGGATGTGGTGGAATTTCACTGTCATGGTGGAATTATGGCAGTGCAACAGGTATTACAATTGTGTCTGGAACATGGCGCAAGGTTGGCGCAACCGGGAGAGTTTACTCTCCGTGCCTTTTTAAATGGACGATTAGATTTAACTCAAGCGGAAAGTATCGCGGATTTAGTTGGAGCCAAATCACCCCAAGCTGCTCAAACAGCTTTAGCTGGGTTACAGGGAAAATTAGCCCATCCCATCCGTCAGTTACGCGCCAACTGTTTGGATATTTTGGCAGAAATTGAAGCTCGGATCGATTTTGAGGAAGACTTACCTCCGTTGGATGATAAACAGATAATATCAGATATTGACAGCATTGCCGGAGAAATCAGCAAGTTACTGGCAACTAAAGATAAAGGTGAACTGCTGCGTACAGGTTTAAAGGTGGCAATTGTCGGTCGGCCAAATGTCGGCAAGTCTAGCTTGTTGAATGCTTGGAGTCAGAGCGATCGCGCGATCGTGACTGACTTACCTGGGACAACCCGCGATGTTGTCGAGTCTCAGTTAGTCGTGGGGGGAATTCCTGTACAAGTGCTAGATACAGCAGGCATTCGGGACACAACAGACCAAGTAGAAAAAATTGGTGTGGAGCGATCGCGTCATGCTGCTAACACAGCAGATTTAGTCTTGTTTACCATCGATGCTGCCACAGGTTGGACAGATGGCGATCGACAAATCTATGAACAGGTGCAACACCGTCCGTTAATTCTCGTAATTAATAAAATTGATTTAGTAGAAAAGCAACGCATTCATGCTTTAGAATATCCCCATCATATAAGCCATATTGTTCACACAGCAGCCGCCCAAAATCAAGGTATTGATGCCTTAGAAACTGCAATTTTAGAGATAGTCCAAGCAGGAAAAGTACAAGCTGCTGATATGGATTTAGCTATTAATCAAAGACAAGCGGCTGCACTCACGCAGGCTAAAGTTTCTTTAGCACAAGTACAAGCAACAATTGCCCAACAATTACCCCTTGATTTTTGGACAATTGACTTAAGAGGCGCAATTCAAGCACTCGGAGAAATCACTGGGGAAGAAGTGAGTGAATCTGTACTTGATAAAATTTTTAGTAGATTTTGCATCGGTAAATAA